In the Salvelinus fontinalis isolate EN_2023a chromosome 34, ASM2944872v1, whole genome shotgun sequence genome, one interval contains:
- the LOC129832972 gene encoding signal transducer and activator of transcription 3-like isoform X5: MAQWNQLQQLETRYLEQLYHLYSDSFPMELRQFLAPWIESQDWAYAANKESHATLVFHNLLGEIDQQYSRFLQENNVLYQHNLRRIKQHLQSKYLEKPMEIARIVARCLWEEQRLLQTATTAAQDGTASHPSGTVVTEKQQILEHNLQDIRKRVQDMEQKMKMLENLQDDFDFNYKTLKSQGDNPPNSSPICSELSQDMNGNSQAAATRQKMSQLEQMLSALDQLRRQIVTEMAGLLSAMDFVQKNLTDDELADWKRRQQIACIGGPPNICLDRLETWITSLAESQLQIRQQIKKLEELQQKVSYKGDPIIQHRPALEEKIVDLFRTLMKSAFVVERQPCMPMHPDRPLVIKTGVQFTNKVRLLVKFPELNYQLKIKVIIDKESGDVAAIRGSRKFNILGTNTKVMNMEESNNGSLSAEFKHLTLREQRCGNGGRTNSDASLIVTEELHLITFETEVYHQGLKIDLETHSLPVVVISNICQMPNAWASILWYNMLTNHPKNVNFFTKPPVGTWDQVAEVLSWQFSSTTKRGLTIEQLTTLAEKLLGPCVNYSGCQITWAKFCKENMAGKGFSFWVWLDNIIDLVKKYILALWNEGYILGFISKERERAILSPKPPGTFLLRFSESSKEGGITFTWVEKDISGKTQIQSVEPYTKQQLNSMSFAEIIMGYKIMDATNILVSPLVYLFPEIPKEDAFGKYCRPEAAPEAELGDPCSTIQPYLKTKFICVTPTNSGNTSDLFPMSPRTLDSLMHNEAEANPGPLALLLSVFPDSLTLDMELSSDVASPM, encoded by the exons ATGGCCCAGTGGAACCAGTTGCAGCAGCTGGAGACCAGGTATCTGGAGCAGCTGTACCACCTGTACAGCGACAGCTTCCCCATGGAGCTCCGGCAGTTCCTCGCCCCCTGGATCGAAAGCCAGGACTG GGCGTACGCAGCGAACAAGGAGTCCCACGCCACGCTGGTGTTCCACAACCTGCTGGGGGAGATTGACCAGCAGTACAGCCGCTTCCTGCAGGAGAACAACGTGCTCTACCAGCACAACCTGCGGCGCATTAAGCAGCACCTGCAGTCCAAGTACCTGGAGAAACCTATGGAGATCGCCCGCATTGTAGCCCGCTGCCTCTGGGAAGAGCAGAGGCTGCTGCAGACCGCCACCACCGCCGCCCAGGACGGAACGGCGTCTCACCCGTCTGGCACTGTGGTGACGGAGAAACAACAGATCCTGGAGCACAACCTGCAGGACATCCGGAAGAGGGTGCAG GATATGGAACAAAAGATGAAGATGCTTGAGAATCTCCAGGATGATTTCGACTTCAACTACAAGACCCTTAAAAGTCAGGGTG ataacccacccaactcctctcctattTGCTCAGAGTTGTCCCAGGACATGAATGGGAACAGCCAGGCGGCAGCCACCAGGCAGAAGATGTCTCAGCTGGAACAGATGCTGAGTGCTCTGGACCAGCTCAGGAGG CAAATTGTTACTGAAATGGCAGGGCTGCTGTCAGCCATGGACTTTGTCCAGAAGAACCTGACAGATGACGAGCTGGCTGACTGGAAGAGGAGGCAGCAGATTGCCTGCATCGGAGGACCACCCAACATTTGCCTGGACCGCTTGGAGACATG GATTACTTCCCTGGCTGAGTCTCAGCTGCAGATCCGCCAGCAGATCAAGAAGCTGGAGGAGCTCCAGCAGAAGGTGTCCTATAAGGGAGACCCCATCATCCAGCACCGGCCCGCTCTGGAGGAGAAGATAGTGGACTTGTTCAGGACCCTCATGAAGAG TGCGTTCGTGGTGGAGAGGCAGCCTTGTATGCCCATGCATCCAGACAGACCACTGGTCATCAAGACAGGTGTGCAGTTCACCAACAAAGTCAG ATTACTGGTGAAGTTTCCAGAATTGAATTACCAGCTGAAGATCAAAGTTATTATTGACAA GGAATCTGGGGACGTGGCTGCCATTCGAGG GTCCCGAAAGTTCAACATCCTAGGTACCAACACCAAGGTGATGAACATGGAGGAGTCCAACAACGGCAGTCTGTCAGCAGAGTTCAAACACCTG ACCCTGAGGGAACAGAGGTGTGGCAATGGTGGCAGGACCAACAGTGAT GCCTCCCTGATCGTTACGGAGGAGCTCCACCTCATCACCTTTGAGACCGAGGTCTACCACCAGGGCTTGAAGATCGACCTGGAG ACCCATTCTCTACCAGTGGTGGTCATCTCTAACATCTGCCAGATGCCCAACGCCTGGGCCTCCATCCTGTGGTACAACATGCTGACcaaccaccccaag AATGTGAACTTCTTCACCAAGCCTCCGGTGGGGACGTGGGATCAGGTAGCGGAGGTGCTGAGCTGGCAGTTCTCCTCCACCACTAAGAGAGGCCTGACCATCGAGCAGCTCACCACCCTGGCTGAGAAACTACTAG GGCCGTGTGTGAACTACTCTGGATGCCAGATCACCTGGGCCAAGTTCTGCAAA GAGAACATGGCGGGTAAAGGCTTCTCTTTCTGGGTATGGCTGGACAACATCATCGACCTGGTCAAGAAGTACATCCTGGCTTTGTGGAATGAAGG GTATATTCTGGGTTTCAtcagtaaggagagggagagggccatCCTGAGCCCTAAGCCTCCTGGCACCTTCCTGCTGCGCTTCAGTGAGAGCAGTAAGGAGGGAGGCATCACCTTCACCTGGGTGGAGAAGGACATCAGTG ggaAGACTCAGATCCAGTCGGTGGAGCCTTACACCAAGCAGCAGCTCAACAGCATGTCCTTTGCGGAGATCATTATGGGATACAAGATCATGGACGCCACCAACATCCTGGTGTCTCCGCTGGTCTACCTCTTCCCAGAGATCCCCAAGGAGGACGCCTTCGGGAAGTACTGCCGACCGGAAGCTGCTCCAGAGGCTGAACTCGGAGACCCGTGTAGTA CCATTCAACCATACTTAAAGACAAAGTTCATCTGTGTAACCCC CACCAACTCTGGTAACACCAGTGATCTGTTTCCCATGTCCCCTCGCACCCTGGACTCTCTGATGCACAACGAGGCTGAGGCCAACCCTGGCCCGCTGG CCCTCTTGCTTTCTGTCTTCCCAGACTCCCTCACTCTGGACATGGAGTTGAGTTCTGACGTGGCGTCACCCATGTGA
- the LOC129832972 gene encoding signal transducer and activator of transcription 3-like isoform X2: MAQWNQLQQLETRYLEQLYHLYSDSFPMELRQFLAPWIESQDWAYAANKESHATLVFHNLLGEIDQQYSRFLQENNVLYQHNLRRIKQHLQSKYLEKPMEIARIVARCLWEEQRLLQTATTAAQDGTASHPSGTVVTEKQQILEHNLQDIRKRVQDMEQKMKMLENLQDDFDFNYKTLKSQGDNPPNSSPICSELSQDMNGNSQAAATRQKMSQLEQMLSALDQLRRQIVTEMAGLLSAMDFVQKNLTDDELADWKRRQQIACIGGPPNICLDRLETWITSLAESQLQIRQQIKKLEELQQKVSYKGDPIIQHRPALEEKIVDLFRTLMKSAFVVERQPCMPMHPDRPLVIKTGVQFTNKVRLLVKFPELNYQLKIKVIIDKESGDVAAIRGSRKFNILGTNTKVMNMEESNNGSLSAEFKHLTLREQRCGNGGRTNSDASLIVTEELHLITFETEVYHQGLKIDLETHSLPVVVISNICQMPNAWASILWYNMLTNHPKNVNFFTKPPVGTWDQVAEVLSWQFSSTTKRGLTIEQLTTLAEKLLGPCVNYSGCQITWAKFCKENMAGKGFSFWVWLDNIIDLVKKYILALWNEGYILGFISKERERAILSPKPPGTFLLRFSESSKEGGITFTWVEKDISGKTQIQSVEPYTKQQLNSMSFAEIIMGYKIMDATNILVSPLVYLFPEIPKEDAFGKYCRPEAAPEAELGDPCSTIQPYLKTKFICVTPCPSVFMDFPDSELLGNGIFPGTNSGNTSDLFPMSPRTLDSLMHNEAEANPGPLDSLTLDMELSSDVASPM, from the exons ATGGCCCAGTGGAACCAGTTGCAGCAGCTGGAGACCAGGTATCTGGAGCAGCTGTACCACCTGTACAGCGACAGCTTCCCCATGGAGCTCCGGCAGTTCCTCGCCCCCTGGATCGAAAGCCAGGACTG GGCGTACGCAGCGAACAAGGAGTCCCACGCCACGCTGGTGTTCCACAACCTGCTGGGGGAGATTGACCAGCAGTACAGCCGCTTCCTGCAGGAGAACAACGTGCTCTACCAGCACAACCTGCGGCGCATTAAGCAGCACCTGCAGTCCAAGTACCTGGAGAAACCTATGGAGATCGCCCGCATTGTAGCCCGCTGCCTCTGGGAAGAGCAGAGGCTGCTGCAGACCGCCACCACCGCCGCCCAGGACGGAACGGCGTCTCACCCGTCTGGCACTGTGGTGACGGAGAAACAACAGATCCTGGAGCACAACCTGCAGGACATCCGGAAGAGGGTGCAG GATATGGAACAAAAGATGAAGATGCTTGAGAATCTCCAGGATGATTTCGACTTCAACTACAAGACCCTTAAAAGTCAGGGTG ataacccacccaactcctctcctattTGCTCAGAGTTGTCCCAGGACATGAATGGGAACAGCCAGGCGGCAGCCACCAGGCAGAAGATGTCTCAGCTGGAACAGATGCTGAGTGCTCTGGACCAGCTCAGGAGG CAAATTGTTACTGAAATGGCAGGGCTGCTGTCAGCCATGGACTTTGTCCAGAAGAACCTGACAGATGACGAGCTGGCTGACTGGAAGAGGAGGCAGCAGATTGCCTGCATCGGAGGACCACCCAACATTTGCCTGGACCGCTTGGAGACATG GATTACTTCCCTGGCTGAGTCTCAGCTGCAGATCCGCCAGCAGATCAAGAAGCTGGAGGAGCTCCAGCAGAAGGTGTCCTATAAGGGAGACCCCATCATCCAGCACCGGCCCGCTCTGGAGGAGAAGATAGTGGACTTGTTCAGGACCCTCATGAAGAG TGCGTTCGTGGTGGAGAGGCAGCCTTGTATGCCCATGCATCCAGACAGACCACTGGTCATCAAGACAGGTGTGCAGTTCACCAACAAAGTCAG ATTACTGGTGAAGTTTCCAGAATTGAATTACCAGCTGAAGATCAAAGTTATTATTGACAA GGAATCTGGGGACGTGGCTGCCATTCGAGG GTCCCGAAAGTTCAACATCCTAGGTACCAACACCAAGGTGATGAACATGGAGGAGTCCAACAACGGCAGTCTGTCAGCAGAGTTCAAACACCTG ACCCTGAGGGAACAGAGGTGTGGCAATGGTGGCAGGACCAACAGTGAT GCCTCCCTGATCGTTACGGAGGAGCTCCACCTCATCACCTTTGAGACCGAGGTCTACCACCAGGGCTTGAAGATCGACCTGGAG ACCCATTCTCTACCAGTGGTGGTCATCTCTAACATCTGCCAGATGCCCAACGCCTGGGCCTCCATCCTGTGGTACAACATGCTGACcaaccaccccaag AATGTGAACTTCTTCACCAAGCCTCCGGTGGGGACGTGGGATCAGGTAGCGGAGGTGCTGAGCTGGCAGTTCTCCTCCACCACTAAGAGAGGCCTGACCATCGAGCAGCTCACCACCCTGGCTGAGAAACTACTAG GGCCGTGTGTGAACTACTCTGGATGCCAGATCACCTGGGCCAAGTTCTGCAAA GAGAACATGGCGGGTAAAGGCTTCTCTTTCTGGGTATGGCTGGACAACATCATCGACCTGGTCAAGAAGTACATCCTGGCTTTGTGGAATGAAGG GTATATTCTGGGTTTCAtcagtaaggagagggagagggccatCCTGAGCCCTAAGCCTCCTGGCACCTTCCTGCTGCGCTTCAGTGAGAGCAGTAAGGAGGGAGGCATCACCTTCACCTGGGTGGAGAAGGACATCAGTG ggaAGACTCAGATCCAGTCGGTGGAGCCTTACACCAAGCAGCAGCTCAACAGCATGTCCTTTGCGGAGATCATTATGGGATACAAGATCATGGACGCCACCAACATCCTGGTGTCTCCGCTGGTCTACCTCTTCCCAGAGATCCCCAAGGAGGACGCCTTCGGGAAGTACTGCCGACCGGAAGCTGCTCCAGAGGCTGAACTCGGAGACCCGTGTAGTA CCATTCAACCATACTTAAAGACAAAGTTCATCTGTGTAACCCC GTGCCCTTCCGTGTTCATGGACTTTCCGGACAGCGAGCTGCTTGGGAACGGGATATTCCCTGG CACCAACTCTGGTAACACCAGTGATCTGTTTCCCATGTCCCCTCGCACCCTGGACTCTCTGATGCACAACGAGGCTGAGGCCAACCCTGGCCCGCTGG ACTCCCTCACTCTGGACATGGAGTTGAGTTCTGACGTGGCGTCACCCATGTGA
- the LOC129832972 gene encoding signal transducer and activator of transcription 3-like isoform X1 produces MAQWNQLQQLETRYLEQLYHLYSDSFPMELRQFLAPWIESQDWAYAANKESHATLVFHNLLGEIDQQYSRFLQENNVLYQHNLRRIKQHLQSKYLEKPMEIARIVARCLWEEQRLLQTATTAAQDGTASHPSGTVVTEKQQILEHNLQDIRKRVQDMEQKMKMLENLQDDFDFNYKTLKSQGDNPPNSSPICSELSQDMNGNSQAAATRQKMSQLEQMLSALDQLRRQIVTEMAGLLSAMDFVQKNLTDDELADWKRRQQIACIGGPPNICLDRLETWITSLAESQLQIRQQIKKLEELQQKVSYKGDPIIQHRPALEEKIVDLFRTLMKSAFVVERQPCMPMHPDRPLVIKTGVQFTNKVRLLVKFPELNYQLKIKVIIDKESGDVAAIRGSRKFNILGTNTKVMNMEESNNGSLSAEFKHLTLREQRCGNGGRTNSDASLIVTEELHLITFETEVYHQGLKIDLETHSLPVVVISNICQMPNAWASILWYNMLTNHPKNVNFFTKPPVGTWDQVAEVLSWQFSSTTKRGLTIEQLTTLAEKLLGPCVNYSGCQITWAKFCKENMAGKGFSFWVWLDNIIDLVKKYILALWNEGYILGFISKERERAILSPKPPGTFLLRFSESSKEGGITFTWVEKDISGKTQIQSVEPYTKQQLNSMSFAEIIMGYKIMDATNILVSPLVYLFPEIPKEDAFGKYCRPEAAPEAELGDPCSTIQPYLKTKFICVTPCPSVFMDFPDSELLGNGIFPGTNSGNTSDLFPMSPRTLDSLMHNEAEANPGPLALLLSVFPDSLTLDMELSSDVASPM; encoded by the exons ATGGCCCAGTGGAACCAGTTGCAGCAGCTGGAGACCAGGTATCTGGAGCAGCTGTACCACCTGTACAGCGACAGCTTCCCCATGGAGCTCCGGCAGTTCCTCGCCCCCTGGATCGAAAGCCAGGACTG GGCGTACGCAGCGAACAAGGAGTCCCACGCCACGCTGGTGTTCCACAACCTGCTGGGGGAGATTGACCAGCAGTACAGCCGCTTCCTGCAGGAGAACAACGTGCTCTACCAGCACAACCTGCGGCGCATTAAGCAGCACCTGCAGTCCAAGTACCTGGAGAAACCTATGGAGATCGCCCGCATTGTAGCCCGCTGCCTCTGGGAAGAGCAGAGGCTGCTGCAGACCGCCACCACCGCCGCCCAGGACGGAACGGCGTCTCACCCGTCTGGCACTGTGGTGACGGAGAAACAACAGATCCTGGAGCACAACCTGCAGGACATCCGGAAGAGGGTGCAG GATATGGAACAAAAGATGAAGATGCTTGAGAATCTCCAGGATGATTTCGACTTCAACTACAAGACCCTTAAAAGTCAGGGTG ataacccacccaactcctctcctattTGCTCAGAGTTGTCCCAGGACATGAATGGGAACAGCCAGGCGGCAGCCACCAGGCAGAAGATGTCTCAGCTGGAACAGATGCTGAGTGCTCTGGACCAGCTCAGGAGG CAAATTGTTACTGAAATGGCAGGGCTGCTGTCAGCCATGGACTTTGTCCAGAAGAACCTGACAGATGACGAGCTGGCTGACTGGAAGAGGAGGCAGCAGATTGCCTGCATCGGAGGACCACCCAACATTTGCCTGGACCGCTTGGAGACATG GATTACTTCCCTGGCTGAGTCTCAGCTGCAGATCCGCCAGCAGATCAAGAAGCTGGAGGAGCTCCAGCAGAAGGTGTCCTATAAGGGAGACCCCATCATCCAGCACCGGCCCGCTCTGGAGGAGAAGATAGTGGACTTGTTCAGGACCCTCATGAAGAG TGCGTTCGTGGTGGAGAGGCAGCCTTGTATGCCCATGCATCCAGACAGACCACTGGTCATCAAGACAGGTGTGCAGTTCACCAACAAAGTCAG ATTACTGGTGAAGTTTCCAGAATTGAATTACCAGCTGAAGATCAAAGTTATTATTGACAA GGAATCTGGGGACGTGGCTGCCATTCGAGG GTCCCGAAAGTTCAACATCCTAGGTACCAACACCAAGGTGATGAACATGGAGGAGTCCAACAACGGCAGTCTGTCAGCAGAGTTCAAACACCTG ACCCTGAGGGAACAGAGGTGTGGCAATGGTGGCAGGACCAACAGTGAT GCCTCCCTGATCGTTACGGAGGAGCTCCACCTCATCACCTTTGAGACCGAGGTCTACCACCAGGGCTTGAAGATCGACCTGGAG ACCCATTCTCTACCAGTGGTGGTCATCTCTAACATCTGCCAGATGCCCAACGCCTGGGCCTCCATCCTGTGGTACAACATGCTGACcaaccaccccaag AATGTGAACTTCTTCACCAAGCCTCCGGTGGGGACGTGGGATCAGGTAGCGGAGGTGCTGAGCTGGCAGTTCTCCTCCACCACTAAGAGAGGCCTGACCATCGAGCAGCTCACCACCCTGGCTGAGAAACTACTAG GGCCGTGTGTGAACTACTCTGGATGCCAGATCACCTGGGCCAAGTTCTGCAAA GAGAACATGGCGGGTAAAGGCTTCTCTTTCTGGGTATGGCTGGACAACATCATCGACCTGGTCAAGAAGTACATCCTGGCTTTGTGGAATGAAGG GTATATTCTGGGTTTCAtcagtaaggagagggagagggccatCCTGAGCCCTAAGCCTCCTGGCACCTTCCTGCTGCGCTTCAGTGAGAGCAGTAAGGAGGGAGGCATCACCTTCACCTGGGTGGAGAAGGACATCAGTG ggaAGACTCAGATCCAGTCGGTGGAGCCTTACACCAAGCAGCAGCTCAACAGCATGTCCTTTGCGGAGATCATTATGGGATACAAGATCATGGACGCCACCAACATCCTGGTGTCTCCGCTGGTCTACCTCTTCCCAGAGATCCCCAAGGAGGACGCCTTCGGGAAGTACTGCCGACCGGAAGCTGCTCCAGAGGCTGAACTCGGAGACCCGTGTAGTA CCATTCAACCATACTTAAAGACAAAGTTCATCTGTGTAACCCC GTGCCCTTCCGTGTTCATGGACTTTCCGGACAGCGAGCTGCTTGGGAACGGGATATTCCCTGG CACCAACTCTGGTAACACCAGTGATCTGTTTCCCATGTCCCCTCGCACCCTGGACTCTCTGATGCACAACGAGGCTGAGGCCAACCCTGGCCCGCTGG CCCTCTTGCTTTCTGTCTTCCCAGACTCCCTCACTCTGGACATGGAGTTGAGTTCTGACGTGGCGTCACCCATGTGA
- the LOC129832972 gene encoding signal transducer and activator of transcription 3-like isoform X4 translates to MAQWNQLQQLETRYLEQLYHLYSDSFPMELRQFLAPWIESQDWAYAANKESHATLVFHNLLGEIDQQYSRFLQENNVLYQHNLRRIKQHLQSKYLEKPMEIARIVARCLWEEQRLLQTATTAAQDGTASHPSGTVVTEKQQILEHNLQDIRKRVQDMEQKMKMLENLQDDFDFNYKTLKSQGELSQDMNGNSQAAATRQKMSQLEQMLSALDQLRRQIVTEMAGLLSAMDFVQKNLTDDELADWKRRQQIACIGGPPNICLDRLETWITSLAESQLQIRQQIKKLEELQQKVSYKGDPIIQHRPALEEKIVDLFRTLMKSAFVVERQPCMPMHPDRPLVIKTGVQFTNKVRLLVKFPELNYQLKIKVIIDKESGDVAAIRGSRKFNILGTNTKVMNMEESNNGSLSAEFKHLTLREQRCGNGGRTNSDASLIVTEELHLITFETEVYHQGLKIDLETHSLPVVVISNICQMPNAWASILWYNMLTNHPKNVNFFTKPPVGTWDQVAEVLSWQFSSTTKRGLTIEQLTTLAEKLLGPCVNYSGCQITWAKFCKENMAGKGFSFWVWLDNIIDLVKKYILALWNEGYILGFISKERERAILSPKPPGTFLLRFSESSKEGGITFTWVEKDISGKTQIQSVEPYTKQQLNSMSFAEIIMGYKIMDATNILVSPLVYLFPEIPKEDAFGKYCRPEAAPEAELGDPCSTIQPYLKTKFICVTPCPSVFMDFPDSELLGNGIFPGTNSGNTSDLFPMSPRTLDSLMHNEAEANPGPLDSLTLDMELSSDVASPM, encoded by the exons ATGGCCCAGTGGAACCAGTTGCAGCAGCTGGAGACCAGGTATCTGGAGCAGCTGTACCACCTGTACAGCGACAGCTTCCCCATGGAGCTCCGGCAGTTCCTCGCCCCCTGGATCGAAAGCCAGGACTG GGCGTACGCAGCGAACAAGGAGTCCCACGCCACGCTGGTGTTCCACAACCTGCTGGGGGAGATTGACCAGCAGTACAGCCGCTTCCTGCAGGAGAACAACGTGCTCTACCAGCACAACCTGCGGCGCATTAAGCAGCACCTGCAGTCCAAGTACCTGGAGAAACCTATGGAGATCGCCCGCATTGTAGCCCGCTGCCTCTGGGAAGAGCAGAGGCTGCTGCAGACCGCCACCACCGCCGCCCAGGACGGAACGGCGTCTCACCCGTCTGGCACTGTGGTGACGGAGAAACAACAGATCCTGGAGCACAACCTGCAGGACATCCGGAAGAGGGTGCAG GATATGGAACAAAAGATGAAGATGCTTGAGAATCTCCAGGATGATTTCGACTTCAACTACAAGACCCTTAAAAGTCAGGGTG AGTTGTCCCAGGACATGAATGGGAACAGCCAGGCGGCAGCCACCAGGCAGAAGATGTCTCAGCTGGAACAGATGCTGAGTGCTCTGGACCAGCTCAGGAGG CAAATTGTTACTGAAATGGCAGGGCTGCTGTCAGCCATGGACTTTGTCCAGAAGAACCTGACAGATGACGAGCTGGCTGACTGGAAGAGGAGGCAGCAGATTGCCTGCATCGGAGGACCACCCAACATTTGCCTGGACCGCTTGGAGACATG GATTACTTCCCTGGCTGAGTCTCAGCTGCAGATCCGCCAGCAGATCAAGAAGCTGGAGGAGCTCCAGCAGAAGGTGTCCTATAAGGGAGACCCCATCATCCAGCACCGGCCCGCTCTGGAGGAGAAGATAGTGGACTTGTTCAGGACCCTCATGAAGAG TGCGTTCGTGGTGGAGAGGCAGCCTTGTATGCCCATGCATCCAGACAGACCACTGGTCATCAAGACAGGTGTGCAGTTCACCAACAAAGTCAG ATTACTGGTGAAGTTTCCAGAATTGAATTACCAGCTGAAGATCAAAGTTATTATTGACAA GGAATCTGGGGACGTGGCTGCCATTCGAGG GTCCCGAAAGTTCAACATCCTAGGTACCAACACCAAGGTGATGAACATGGAGGAGTCCAACAACGGCAGTCTGTCAGCAGAGTTCAAACACCTG ACCCTGAGGGAACAGAGGTGTGGCAATGGTGGCAGGACCAACAGTGAT GCCTCCCTGATCGTTACGGAGGAGCTCCACCTCATCACCTTTGAGACCGAGGTCTACCACCAGGGCTTGAAGATCGACCTGGAG ACCCATTCTCTACCAGTGGTGGTCATCTCTAACATCTGCCAGATGCCCAACGCCTGGGCCTCCATCCTGTGGTACAACATGCTGACcaaccaccccaag AATGTGAACTTCTTCACCAAGCCTCCGGTGGGGACGTGGGATCAGGTAGCGGAGGTGCTGAGCTGGCAGTTCTCCTCCACCACTAAGAGAGGCCTGACCATCGAGCAGCTCACCACCCTGGCTGAGAAACTACTAG GGCCGTGTGTGAACTACTCTGGATGCCAGATCACCTGGGCCAAGTTCTGCAAA GAGAACATGGCGGGTAAAGGCTTCTCTTTCTGGGTATGGCTGGACAACATCATCGACCTGGTCAAGAAGTACATCCTGGCTTTGTGGAATGAAGG GTATATTCTGGGTTTCAtcagtaaggagagggagagggccatCCTGAGCCCTAAGCCTCCTGGCACCTTCCTGCTGCGCTTCAGTGAGAGCAGTAAGGAGGGAGGCATCACCTTCACCTGGGTGGAGAAGGACATCAGTG ggaAGACTCAGATCCAGTCGGTGGAGCCTTACACCAAGCAGCAGCTCAACAGCATGTCCTTTGCGGAGATCATTATGGGATACAAGATCATGGACGCCACCAACATCCTGGTGTCTCCGCTGGTCTACCTCTTCCCAGAGATCCCCAAGGAGGACGCCTTCGGGAAGTACTGCCGACCGGAAGCTGCTCCAGAGGCTGAACTCGGAGACCCGTGTAGTA CCATTCAACCATACTTAAAGACAAAGTTCATCTGTGTAACCCC GTGCCCTTCCGTGTTCATGGACTTTCCGGACAGCGAGCTGCTTGGGAACGGGATATTCCCTGG CACCAACTCTGGTAACACCAGTGATCTGTTTCCCATGTCCCCTCGCACCCTGGACTCTCTGATGCACAACGAGGCTGAGGCCAACCCTGGCCCGCTGG ACTCCCTCACTCTGGACATGGAGTTGAGTTCTGACGTGGCGTCACCCATGTGA